One segment of Castanea sativa cultivar Marrone di Chiusa Pesio chromosome 3, ASM4071231v1 DNA contains the following:
- the LOC142627206 gene encoding sugar transporter ERD6-like 5 isoform X4 codes for MEDEELTESLLVAQQPGNIRIISNGVGSNDTGAIASGVTGVLLLSAFVTACSAFTGGFVVGYSAPAESGIVADLGLSTAEYSVFGSIMTIGGMIGAVISGKLADIIGRKYGAWLLDLGRLSLGFGFGLTCYVAPTYLSEITPKNLRGGFTSVTMAMIPFSVTVAYLIGSVVNWRALALIGAIPSLLLLFGLFFIPESPRWLAKIGQEKEFEAALQRLRGKNVNTSEEAADIKDYTENIQQISEDKILHLFQQKYAYQLIVGIGLMVLQQFGGLNGFAFYMDEIFELAGVPSIIGFIVVSIPEIPAIALGSILIEKFGRRTLLMISATGECLGCVLTGLSFLLQSLNWWTEATPTLVLSGILVFKASYSLGVGAIPWIIISEIFPINVKGSAGSICNLVNWFCSWLVSYTFNFLVEWSSAGTFFLYASMSGLGVLFTAKLVPETRWRALEEIQASLTHNLQ; via the exons ATGGAAGACGAGGAACTAACAGAGTCTCTGCTTGTTGCACAACAGCCTGGTAATATCAGAATTATTAGCAATGGCGTTGGATCCAATGATACTGGTGCAATTGCAAGTGGTGTCACCGGTGTTCTTCTTCTTAGTGCCTTTGTCACTGCTTGTAGCGCCTTTACTGGTGGATTTGTG GTGGGGTACTCAGCACCTGCTGAATCAGGAATTGTAGCTGATTTGGGCCTTTCTACGGCTGAG TATTCAGTTTTCGGTTCCATAATGACAATTGGTGGAATGATAGGTGCAGTAATAAGTGGGAAGTTGGCAGATATCATTGGTCGTAAATAT GGTGCTTGGTTGCTCGACCTTGGAAGACTATCTttgggatttggatttggaCTGACTTGTTATGTG GCACCTACTTACCTATCAGAAATTACACCCAAGAATCTTAGGGGAGGATTTACATCAGTCACCATG GCAATGATACCGTTTAGTGTAACAGTTGCATATCTGATTGGTTCTGTCGTCAACTGGCGTGCCTTGGCTCTAATAG GAGCTATTCCAAGTTTATTACTACTTTTTGGTCTATTCTTCATTCCAGAGTCCCCTAGATGGCTG GCAAAGATTGGCCAAGAAAAAGAGTTTGAAGCTGCACTACAACGCCTTAGGGGAAAGAATGTTAATACTTCTGAAGAGGCTGCTGATATCAAA GATTATACTGAAAACATCCAACAGATCTCAGAAGATAAAATCCTTCATTTGTTTCAGCAGAAATATGCTTATCAACTCATT GTTGGAATTGGACTAATGGTACTGCAACAATTTGGAGGGCTCAATGGATTTGCATTTTATATGGACGAAATTTTTGAATTGGCTG GTGTGCCAAGTATTATTGGGTTTATAGTGGTATCCATTCCTGAG ATTCCAGCAATTGCTTTGGGATCAATCTTGATAGAAAAATTTGGAAGACGGACACTATTGATG ATTTCTGCGACCGGGGAATGCTTAGGTTGCGTCCTTACAGGACTATCATTCTTATTGCAG AGCCTTAACTGGTGGACTGAAGCCACTCCTACTTTGGTGCTTTCGGGCATATTG GTTTTTAAGGCATCTTATTCATTGGGTGTTGGAGCAATACCATGGATTATAATATCAGAG ATATTTCCCATAAATGTAAAGGGTTCTGCTGGAAGCATTTGCAATTTGGTCAATTGGTTTTGTTCCTGGCTTGTTTCATACACATTTAACTTTCTAGTAGAATGGAGCTCAGCAG GAACATTTTTCTTATATGCAAGCATGTCGGGTTTGGGTGTTTTGTTCACTGCAAAACTGGTACCTGAGACTAGATGGCGAGCTTTAGAAGAAATACAAGCATCACTCACTCATAATCTGCAATAA
- the LOC142627206 gene encoding sugar transporter ERD6-like 5 isoform X2 translates to MEDEELTESLLVAQQPGNIRIISNGVGSNDTGAIASGVTGVLLLSAFVTACSAFTGGFVVGYSAPAESGIVADLGLSTAEYSVFGSIMTIGGMIGAVISGKLADIIGRKYQTMWILDIFYIMGWLAIYFAKGAWLLDLGRLSLGFGFGLTCYVAPTYLSEITPKNLRGGFTSVTMAMIPFSVTVAYLIGSVVNWRALALIGAIPSLLLLFGLFFIPESPRWLAKIGQEKEFEAALQRLRGKNVNTSEEAADIKDYTENIQQISEDKILHLFQQKYAYQLIVGIGLMVLQQFGGLNGFAFYMDEIFELAGVPSIIGFIVVSIPEIPAIALGSILIEKFGRRTLLMISATGECLGCVLTGLSFLLQSLNWWTEATPTLVLSGILVFKASYSLGVGAIPWIIISEIFPINVKGSAGSICNLVNWFCSWLVSYTFNFLVEWSSAGTFFLYASMSGLGVLFTAKLVPETRWRALEEIQASLTHNLQ, encoded by the exons ATGGAAGACGAGGAACTAACAGAGTCTCTGCTTGTTGCACAACAGCCTGGTAATATCAGAATTATTAGCAATGGCGTTGGATCCAATGATACTGGTGCAATTGCAAGTGGTGTCACCGGTGTTCTTCTTCTTAGTGCCTTTGTCACTGCTTGTAGCGCCTTTACTGGTGGATTTGTG GTGGGGTACTCAGCACCTGCTGAATCAGGAATTGTAGCTGATTTGGGCCTTTCTACGGCTGAG TATTCAGTTTTCGGTTCCATAATGACAATTGGTGGAATGATAGGTGCAGTAATAAGTGGGAAGTTGGCAGATATCATTGGTCGTAAATAT CAGACTATGTGGATTCTGGATATATTTTACATAATGGGGTGGCTTGCAATATATTTTGCTAAG GGTGCTTGGTTGCTCGACCTTGGAAGACTATCTttgggatttggatttggaCTGACTTGTTATGTG GCACCTACTTACCTATCAGAAATTACACCCAAGAATCTTAGGGGAGGATTTACATCAGTCACCATG GCAATGATACCGTTTAGTGTAACAGTTGCATATCTGATTGGTTCTGTCGTCAACTGGCGTGCCTTGGCTCTAATAG GAGCTATTCCAAGTTTATTACTACTTTTTGGTCTATTCTTCATTCCAGAGTCCCCTAGATGGCTG GCAAAGATTGGCCAAGAAAAAGAGTTTGAAGCTGCACTACAACGCCTTAGGGGAAAGAATGTTAATACTTCTGAAGAGGCTGCTGATATCAAA GATTATACTGAAAACATCCAACAGATCTCAGAAGATAAAATCCTTCATTTGTTTCAGCAGAAATATGCTTATCAACTCATT GTTGGAATTGGACTAATGGTACTGCAACAATTTGGAGGGCTCAATGGATTTGCATTTTATATGGACGAAATTTTTGAATTGGCTG GTGTGCCAAGTATTATTGGGTTTATAGTGGTATCCATTCCTGAG ATTCCAGCAATTGCTTTGGGATCAATCTTGATAGAAAAATTTGGAAGACGGACACTATTGATG ATTTCTGCGACCGGGGAATGCTTAGGTTGCGTCCTTACAGGACTATCATTCTTATTGCAG AGCCTTAACTGGTGGACTGAAGCCACTCCTACTTTGGTGCTTTCGGGCATATTG GTTTTTAAGGCATCTTATTCATTGGGTGTTGGAGCAATACCATGGATTATAATATCAGAG ATATTTCCCATAAATGTAAAGGGTTCTGCTGGAAGCATTTGCAATTTGGTCAATTGGTTTTGTTCCTGGCTTGTTTCATACACATTTAACTTTCTAGTAGAATGGAGCTCAGCAG GAACATTTTTCTTATATGCAAGCATGTCGGGTTTGGGTGTTTTGTTCACTGCAAAACTGGTACCTGAGACTAGATGGCGAGCTTTAGAAGAAATACAAGCATCACTCACTCATAATCTGCAATAA
- the LOC142627206 gene encoding sugar transporter ERD6-like 5 isoform X3 yields MEDEELTESLLVAQQPGNIRIISNGVGSNDTGAIASGVTGVLLLSAFVTACSAFTGGFVVGYSAPAESGIVADLGLSTAEYSVFGSIMTIGGMIGAVISGKLADIIGRKYTMWILDIFYIMGWLAIYFAKGAWLLDLGRLSLGFGFGLTCYVAPTYLSEITPKNLRGGFTSVTMAMIPFSVTVAYLIGSVVNWRALALIGAIPSLLLLFGLFFIPESPRWLAKIGQEKEFEAALQRLRGKNVNTSEEAADIKDYTENIQQISEDKILHLFQQKYAYQLIVGIGLMVLQQFGGLNGFAFYMDEIFELAGVPSIIGFIVVSIPEIPAIALGSILIEKFGRRTLLMISATGECLGCVLTGLSFLLQSLNWWTEATPTLVLSGILVFKASYSLGVGAIPWIIISEIFPINVKGSAGSICNLVNWFCSWLVSYTFNFLVEWSSAGTFFLYASMSGLGVLFTAKLVPETRWRALEEIQASLTHNLQ; encoded by the exons ATGGAAGACGAGGAACTAACAGAGTCTCTGCTTGTTGCACAACAGCCTGGTAATATCAGAATTATTAGCAATGGCGTTGGATCCAATGATACTGGTGCAATTGCAAGTGGTGTCACCGGTGTTCTTCTTCTTAGTGCCTTTGTCACTGCTTGTAGCGCCTTTACTGGTGGATTTGTG GTGGGGTACTCAGCACCTGCTGAATCAGGAATTGTAGCTGATTTGGGCCTTTCTACGGCTGAG TATTCAGTTTTCGGTTCCATAATGACAATTGGTGGAATGATAGGTGCAGTAATAAGTGGGAAGTTGGCAGATATCATTGGTCGTAAATAT ACTATGTGGATTCTGGATATATTTTACATAATGGGGTGGCTTGCAATATATTTTGCTAAG GGTGCTTGGTTGCTCGACCTTGGAAGACTATCTttgggatttggatttggaCTGACTTGTTATGTG GCACCTACTTACCTATCAGAAATTACACCCAAGAATCTTAGGGGAGGATTTACATCAGTCACCATG GCAATGATACCGTTTAGTGTAACAGTTGCATATCTGATTGGTTCTGTCGTCAACTGGCGTGCCTTGGCTCTAATAG GAGCTATTCCAAGTTTATTACTACTTTTTGGTCTATTCTTCATTCCAGAGTCCCCTAGATGGCTG GCAAAGATTGGCCAAGAAAAAGAGTTTGAAGCTGCACTACAACGCCTTAGGGGAAAGAATGTTAATACTTCTGAAGAGGCTGCTGATATCAAA GATTATACTGAAAACATCCAACAGATCTCAGAAGATAAAATCCTTCATTTGTTTCAGCAGAAATATGCTTATCAACTCATT GTTGGAATTGGACTAATGGTACTGCAACAATTTGGAGGGCTCAATGGATTTGCATTTTATATGGACGAAATTTTTGAATTGGCTG GTGTGCCAAGTATTATTGGGTTTATAGTGGTATCCATTCCTGAG ATTCCAGCAATTGCTTTGGGATCAATCTTGATAGAAAAATTTGGAAGACGGACACTATTGATG ATTTCTGCGACCGGGGAATGCTTAGGTTGCGTCCTTACAGGACTATCATTCTTATTGCAG AGCCTTAACTGGTGGACTGAAGCCACTCCTACTTTGGTGCTTTCGGGCATATTG GTTTTTAAGGCATCTTATTCATTGGGTGTTGGAGCAATACCATGGATTATAATATCAGAG ATATTTCCCATAAATGTAAAGGGTTCTGCTGGAAGCATTTGCAATTTGGTCAATTGGTTTTGTTCCTGGCTTGTTTCATACACATTTAACTTTCTAGTAGAATGGAGCTCAGCAG GAACATTTTTCTTATATGCAAGCATGTCGGGTTTGGGTGTTTTGTTCACTGCAAAACTGGTACCTGAGACTAGATGGCGAGCTTTAGAAGAAATACAAGCATCACTCACTCATAATCTGCAATAA